AGAAGCACTGATTtccttctttctctcttctttaATACTATATTCTCTCTTTTGTCTTACCATTTTACTCTATCACGTTATCAGCACCTTGCTCTAACTAATTGAGGCTTTGTTTAATCAATCAAGGTAGGAAATTTTGTTCTCTACACAATCATTAAAGgagctattttttatttttttggaacatTCTTCTAAAAATTCGTTGCACATGCATATTGTCTCTTCTTCAAAATTAATGTGTGTGTCTTCATATTTATTACATACCCATAAGCATGGAGTAAACAATTAATCATCTCCTGATTTTTGTATATTGTTCTCCTTCTTTTAAGGATATTAATTATTTATGGTAGTGATAATTTGTACTTTTATCACATGCTTATCCTTACCATGATCACTAGAAGTGTTGTACTATTTATGGTAGTGTTGtactattttattttaaaatgatAAGTACTTTGAAGAACATGATCACTAGAAGTGTTAGAGTAGACAAtaaaaatcatgatgttgtattgcTTATTTTATATTCTAGTTTGAAGCATGTTCCAAATATTgacaatatatataatatttatttTAAATATTAATCCTGCAAACGGTTTGCTACTAAATATGCAAACTAATTGAGACTTAAATTCCAATAATTTTATATGTGTATATAAATGATAAATGGGCTTgtagtttattttttttaacagaCCTATTTTCAGTTGACTAGTTTGTCAACCTTATTACCAAATTGTTTGAaatttttaaaccataaagaaatttggtttgcaaataaaatTCCCTTGTTAAAACCATAAAGAATCTTGGTTAATTAATTTTGTGGACTGGGTTATGATCATAGATTGGACTATATGACATATCCGTATTACCCACACagccataaagaaatttggtcaTGGGAAAATGATACCGGGCTTTGTCGTGGACTCAGAAGGACTTGAGCACCATATTAATGTCCTTTACTTTGTCTATGTAGATGGACCCAATTCGACCAGAATTCGAACTTTTGGACTCAGCAGGACTTGAGTACCACCGTTGGGTAGCAGATGTGGAAACTACCTTTGTGGCAAAGGACTTCACCTCCACTATCAAGCCATCTGCCGACGCTGCTCCCGCAActgagaaagacaaagctaatgcTCTTATGTTCCTCAAGAGGCATATCGATCCTAACCTGCGTTGGGGTTATCATCACTTGAAGACACCAAAAGAGCTATGGGATGCTCTCGATAGCCGTTTTGGGAATATTCATGATTCCCTAATACCACAATTGAACGTTTTGTGGAACGAAATCCGCTTTCTCGATTATGTAAAAGTGAATGATTTCCAAAAATACACGCTACAAATTCAGGCACGTACGTATGGACTTTTGTGGAAAGAAACTTACTGATGAGGAAATGATTCAGAAAACCCTATCAACCTTTCCCACCTCTTCCATGATACTAGAAAACCAATATCGTTTTGAGGTAGATAACAAAAGAATCACCACATTCAGTAGGTTGGTAAACTTACTGCAAGTGGCCGAAAGGCACAATGAGATTCTTATTAACAACAATGCCAGAGATGTCGGGAAAAAGAAAATTCCCGAATCTAACCATGACAAAGTCAATAAAGGGAAGGGCCCCCAACGAAAGAGGGATCGACATTCTAATTCACATCCCCATGATCCATACCCACGTGGAGATAACACCTCTCGTGGAAGAGGACGTAAGGGACATAATCGAGGTCGAGGGAGAAATGGTCATTCTCATGTTTGGCATAGAGAAGGAACTTCTGGCCATAGTGGCAGTGATCCTAAGTTCGAGAAAACCCTACGAATCCCGCCACTAAAAAGGATGCAGATGGAAATGCGCCTTGTTTTAAGTGTGGATTCACCGGACATTGGTACAAGCATTGCAAGGCTAGCGCCAATGTAGCTGCGAGCTACAAAAAGTACCGGGAAGCTATCGAACAAGAGGCTAACTACGCAGAAGAAAATACTGTTACCCCTGACGCTAACCTCACAATCTCAAATTTCCTTGGAAACGAGGACTTTGACCCAACAATGGATGTGCCTGACTTTTCCCGGGCCTAACCATTTGGTTTCTTGTTTCATGGCTTGCTAGACTCTGTTGTTTTAATAGGTTGTTAGTTTCTTTGAGGTATTTTATGTTTTCTTAGTCTACCGTTTGTTTAATGGTTTGAGTAGGTGGTGTTGTTACTAAACGTGTTCTTAGCATCTTTATGTTATGTATGTGGATTATCTATGAGTACTTGTTTTCTATCATGTTCAATAGAATTTTACTTTGTTTATGATAATCTGTTGTTTTAGCATGTATATTAGAATGGAAAGGATGCCATTATAATGGAACAAATTTCTCTAAAGAAAATGAGATAAACTGTTATTTTTATAACCTTCCTGCCTAATGTACTTGTAGGAATGTCTCAAGGAGAAATTGAATGTCAAGCTGATAGTGCAACCACCCATACTATCCTACGAAATAGATAATTATTTGTTAGGTTTACTCCTTATAATACATCTGTGAATatgatgattggatcatcacaaGTAATCATCGGGCGAGGTACTGCCAAATTCTTGTTTCCAAACGGCACAATGATTAAAGTCACAGAAGCTCTATATGCACCAAGACCTCACCGCACTTTGTTGAGTTTCAAGGATATCCGTGCAAATGGTTATCACTTGGAAACTCACTGTGAAAATGGAATTGAGTACATATACGTGACCTCTAATTAATGCGGAAGTAAGCgcatcttagagaaactaatgagtcaatctagtggatTGTATATCACTACTATTAGGATTATTGAATCTCATGTTGTTACCAACGATGAACTGTTGGCCAGTGACTTATATAAGCTTTGGCATGATCGACTAGGACACCCAGTTCGTGATATGATGATCCATGTTTTGAAGAACTCACACGGACATCCCTTCTTtcgaatgaaaaagaaaatgggTAAACAGATTGTTACAATGCAGAGTAACAATGTGCTTTCTAAATTAAATGATGCAAAACCTATGCCTTATAAAGAAAGAGAAGCGCAACTTTCGTCTTCCAAAGTAATTGAAGCGCACCCCGTATCCCATTCTTCTTCGATGTCCTTATCGAAGGCACATCGGTCATTCTGCAAAGCTTGTTCTTTGGCAaagacaggatcgagaccatcctatgctaaatataccaaacaaaatattccatttttacaaagaatacaaggtgatatttgtggacctatacATCCAAAATGAGGACCATTCAGGTATTTTATGGTTCTGGCTGATGCTTCGACCCGTTGTTCACACGTTGCATTGTTGTCCACAAGAAATACCGCATTTTCAAAGCTCCTAGCACAAATTATACGACTAAGGGCTCACCACCCTGATcatccaatcaagtctatcagacttgataatgctggagaatttacatctaaaggatttgatgatttcTGTATGTCTAATGGAATTGACGTAGAGTATCAAGTACCCCATgtacacactcaaaatggtctcgcagaagctaccatcaaaaggttacagatgatagCTAGGTCATTGGTTATGCATTCCAACCTTCCTATTACTTCCTGGGGGTATGCCATATTGCATGCaactattgatggtggattttagttcatggctaaaattttaaaaccaaatttaatgtgttgacatcctgcaaaggataaatccgtGTGTTGatatcctgcagaggataaatctgtttgataagtgatgagtacctcttcgctttattaattcacctagaatggatcatgtggcaacaatcccaaatattctgtgaattaaatacacaaattcacctagaacggagcatgtagcaacaatcccgaatattctgtgaatttttagcattattgattaatgcatggtttgcctagtatttcctgtgttgttcccaggAACTCTaactattggtgcggcatgatgactgagtgttgctcttaatagagtaacatgaatatccaagtatcaataatgaggcatgcacgaaatacccgtacatgcaaCATCTCTCAGTGTGCTTATATTAGCCCAATTGAGCATATTTAATCTGGACTGATCGTATCAGTCTCataaatgatcacggccacgcaggttAACCGCATGatctaaccagcctagacgaaccctagcaggagtagTCTATCACCTTAATGATCACCACCGGGCCTATTTATGCCCTATCCGGTCGAACATTATACTTCACTTCCCAGCGTGCCAAAACGCCAGCCCCAAAATAAGGTGgtcgcgctgctttggaagaagctcgaatgagcaagactgcttaagacaATCTCAAAATGATCGTGAttgtccaacttcactagcatgattggacggcttagatcgcaccatgaaagatgTAGGAGGCGCTAGCACGCACATTAGCAGGCCCACTCTATCCCTACTTGATCGGTTTGCTCACGACGTGGTCATGCAGCCACGATCGCATGCCCGAAACATGGCTGGTATGATGCTTTGCAAGCtgatattaatttttgaatgatgttgtagtaatgaggttcaaactctcggacttgtgaagattaaatttaaagatttaataaaattatatacaaaaatattaacaaagtgggcgagaggtatgagaaaacgaCCAAGacatagattccactattacacatgaattaatgatggtaaaaaatccaaaactctaattatcttttaagtcctttatatcttaactcactaataatcaagcaaattctcaaacatcaattgtatcccttaagcatagattatctaaacaaagcattacatatctaattgaatcacaactgattaggaaaattacgcagacaatttaaaactctgcaaaagcagtgaatgagtgaattataattagatattagagaaaataaaatagttaccaattattcatgcgtaaatagcttcctcattgccttggttgtgggagaattagccgctcatcatgttggaaacacgctcaaaaatcattattattgctcaaagggtgtttacaaatgatgaaaagggagaaataattcaaaaccgggtttgtaacaattatatttgttacaaaccagagaactacgaccctcggaaaataagactgtcctgcgacagtaacaaataagactgtcactgtaacaaataagactgtcggacgacagtcgctgaaactgtaccaaaataagactgctctgtgtgggtcttatgttcttcgtgttcttggtgcagcagcagcaacagcagaaaccgagtttgggaaaactcgaatttcttcttctttggctatcctcagccccccagactctcgacaccctctctaggactcccagggaatatatttaaagaaaaacacgcgttgaatctcctccattaatcccaaataatcttcttttactcgggatattttctttcttttttatcaatgattttgatttttacgcatctgcagctggattaaattccttataaatcttcttcacgttccaaaatgttgattaaggcttccaaacacgtgcagtacacgtttagattcaccacaactcgtgtaagctcatgtttttcctccaactccctgtttggattaaaccaagttatccagacaaatttgatcaaaacaaacacccatactagctttgttaggacataccacaactacccattaaatttcagccctttagtctacccagaattccttcaagaatcgatcgaaagttacacagttgagaataaaattttcccgccaaaacgaatttttgaaatgttgaagatggtgtccccctaaccaaactgggggtgcgaatagcaggtgcccaactgaggttccccttatccaaattgagggttactttagtacttttctccgagagtccaaatagcactttttgagcaactttttccacacaagtgtatttctccaaaaacacctacaaacacacaaagcatcaaaattagtaaaaaaattgggcactaacaatagagacattgagtacaatttagacacaaaaatgtgtctatcaaatacccccaaacctattatttgctagtcttcgagaaaaactaacaaaaaataaaaccgagttaatctcgggagggtttaccagaggtgtacccacaaaaccatgacttctaattggtcacaagtatccaaagagctatgaggacatacatattctcaacctatctccaagtaactagaatgtcagagaaattaaaggtgtcatctctaaagatgactgaagaaaaggggagacacatccgcaacactgctagataaagatatatccgctacacagctagataaacattgtaagatgcgtccgctgctttaca
This is a stretch of genomic DNA from Papaver somniferum cultivar HN1 chromosome 1, ASM357369v1, whole genome shotgun sequence. It encodes these proteins:
- the LOC113350650 gene encoding uncharacterized protein LOC113350650, producing the protein MDPIRPEFELLDSAGLEYHRWVADVETTFVAKDFTSTIKPSADAAPATEKDKANALMFLKRHIDPNLRWGYHHLKTPKELWDALDSRFGNIHDSLIPQLNVLWNEIRFLDYVKVNDFQKYTLQIQAHNKRITTFSRLVNLLQVAERHNEILINNNARDVGKKKIPESNHDKVNKGKGPQRKRDRHSNSHPHDPYPRGDNTSRGRGRKGHNRGRGRNGHSHVWHREGTSGHSGSDPKFEKTLRIPPLKRMQMEMRLVLSVDSPDIGTSIARLAPM